The proteins below come from a single Epinephelus moara isolate mb chromosome 19, YSFRI_EMoa_1.0, whole genome shotgun sequence genomic window:
- the si:dkey-187a12.4 gene encoding uncharacterized protein si:dkey-187a12.4 — MEHGDAENHDWPMHRRVEGIVSQHMADIALETLQQRLTAVSEEVHSLAQHVSRRSGEEFKDEPRRGDVNFGVELPLSSACNPGAADKLLSVPSTETAAQRKIIALLVEIKEEQRRQWAVLRDLQARLQGQTSCEEEDVEALDMDIPLRTLEQLDDVERQLDDAGVQKRMVSYLSRMGGATIDDAVRRLMQAVLSFAVGSELNWVGRGQKRSFGKTRLQGVLFRALKRTPVGKEATHHQYADVVKKWLRFAPFRQGGTGRRCYKPPVEFPDSEEKDSFTQSCTN, encoded by the exons ATGGAGCATGGTGATGCAGAAAACCACGACTGGCCGATGCACCGCCGGGTGGAGGGTATTGTGAGCCAACATATGGCAGACATTGCTCTGGAAACCCTCCAGCAGAGACTGACTGCTGTGTCTGAGGAGGTGCACAGTCTGGCTCAACATGTTTCCAGACGCTCGGGGGAAGAGTTCAAAGACGAGCCCCGGCGAGGGGACGTTAACTTCGGTGTGGAGCTGCCGCTCTCCTCCGCCTGCAACCCTGGAGCTGCTGACAAGTTACTTTCTGTCCCATCCACAG AGACTGCTGCTCAGCGGAAGATCATCGCCTTGCTGGTGGAGATCAAAGAGGAGCAGCGGAGGCAGTGGGCTGTGTTGAGGGATCTTCAAGCCCGACTGCAAGGTCAAACCAGCTGCGAGGAAGAGGATGTGGAGGCTCTGGACATGGATATCCCCCTGAGGACCCTCGAGCAGCTGGATGACGTGGAGAGACAGCTAGATGATGCAGGAGTACAGAAGAGAATG GTGTCTTACCTGTCACGGATGGGCGGGGCTACAATTGACGATGCAGTGAGACGTCTTATGCAGGCTGTGCTTTCATTCGCTGTGGGTTCTGAGCTTAACTGGGTGGGCCGCGGACAAAAGAGAAGTTTTGGGAAGACTCGCCTCCAAGGGGTTCTTTTCC GTGCTCTGAAACGAACACCGGTGGGTAAGGAGGCCACACATCACCAGTACGCTGATGTGGTGAAGAAATGGCTGCGGTTTGCTCCATTCAGGCAGGGAGGGACCGGCCGTCGCTGCTACAAACCTCCTGTTGAGTTTCCAGATTCAGAGGAAAAAGACAGTTTTACTCAAAGTTGCACAAACTGA